The nucleotide sequence TGTCCTTCACTTACAGCTTCCAGTAATCCCGTATAAACAATGGCGTCCTATATCAAATGTGCATTATCTAGACTTCCGTATAAACAATGTGCAGACTCTAGAAAATTGGACTTCCTTGGACGCATAATCTCGTCGGTGTGCGTCAGTCATTCCAGTGTACTAATCTACTCCAGTAATCAACTGGAGAGGACTTCCGTACTCACCAAACTAATCTTGAAGCAAGCTCAGGTAGAATTACTCGCGGCAACCATGCATCAAATTTTAAATGCCCCAATATTGGTACTACTACAACTATACTACTACCACTCACCAATATAATCTAGCCCTTTTAATTCTTGTTTGTTTAAATAAAAGAGCAAAGGGGAGAAAAATGAGGAGATGGCGGGAAAGCCAAGCATCGGTTGGTGACTGATCTCGCGGGTTGGTCCGCGAACGCAGCCTGACAACAACGGCAGCAGCTGcatctgcagcagcagcagcagcagccaacgcacgcacgcaggcctcctctcctctcctccctcgcgcCAACGCGCCACCATgcaaagcaagcaagcaacacACAACCCCTTCGCTTCACTTGGCGGCAACGGAGACGCCGCACCCAACCAACCCGCCACCGTCTCCCACACGCGCCGACGCCTCCTCGacccctcctctcccgcgcgcgcgcgaacaaaCAGCCACCCCTCACCTCTCGATCCCTCCCACCCGCCAAAACCCCCCCTCCCATATAGCCCCTGCCACAAGCGGGTGGAGcaagcgatcgatcgcccttcctcctcctcctctcctccttcctgcGTCGCCTCCCTGATCAGCCGCAGCTCGTTGCCGGCCGTTGTTGCGCGGCCATGGAGGCGAGCGCCGGGCTGGTGGCCGGGTCGCACAACCGGAACGAGCTGGTGCTGATCCGGGGGCACGAGGAGCCCAAGCCGCTGCGGGCGCTGAGCGGGCAGGTGTGCGAGATATGCGGCGACGAGGTCGGCCGCACCGTCGACGGCGACCTCTTCGTCGCCTGCAACGAGTGCGGCTTCCCGGTGTGCCGCCCCTGCTACGAGTACGAGCGCCGCGAGGGCACCCAGAACTGCCCCCAGTGCAAGACCCGCTACAAGCGCCTCAAGGGTAAAAAAACACACTCACATCACGCTACGCCCTTGATACCGCGATCGCGAGGTTTCCGTTGATTGATCTCTAatggcgatggtggtggtggtggttttgTTACAGGGAGCCCGAGGGTGCCcggggacgaggacgaggaggacatTGACGACCTGGAGCACGAGTTCAACATCGACGACGAGAAGCAGAAGCAGCTGCAGCAGGATCAGGATGGCATGCAGAACAGCCACATCACCGAGGCGATGCTGCACGGCAAGATGAGCTACGGGAGGGgccccgacgacggcgacggcaacagcACCCCGCTCCCGCCGATCATCACCGGCGCTCGCTCCGTCCCGGTACACACAACACACCTCACCCCACTCACACCAaattctctccctcttctcacCTCAACATGTTCACGAAATgttctttgtaaaaaaaaattcaggtgAGCGGGGAGTTCCCGATATCGAAcagccatggccatggcgaGTTCTCCTCTTCCCTGCACAAGCGCATCCACCCCTACCCGGTGTCTGAGCCAGGTAGTATAACGAATTCACTACACTAATTAATCAATGTTCTTGATGAACACACATTGATCATCTCAATCATCTACCGATGAATTCTGACCAGGGAGTGCAAAGTGGGACGAGAAGAAAGAGGTGAGCTGGAAGGAGAGGATGGACGACTGGAAATCCAAGCAGggcatcgtcgccggcggcgcccccgATCCCGACGACTACGACGCCGACGTCCCACTGTACGCAATCCTCAGCTGAGCAGCTTACACTGATCATGCATGACAACTAGTATATTGATCATGCCTGAACTCTCTGTGGCTTGCAGGAACGACGAGGCGAGGCAGCCGCTGTCGAGGAAGGTGTCGATCGCGTCGAGCAAGGTGAACCCGTACCGGATGGTGATCATCCTCCGTCTCGTGGTGCTCGGCTTCTTCCTCCGGTACCGCATCCTCCACCCGGTGCCCGACGCCATCCCGCTGTGGCTCACCTCCATCATCTGCGAGATCTGGTTCGCCGTGTCGTGGATCCTCGACCAGTTCCCCAAGTGGTACCCGATCGACAGGGAGACCTACCTCGACCGCCTCTCCCTCCGCTACGAGCGCGAGGGGGAGCCGTCGCTGCTGTCGGCGGTGGACCTGTTCGTCAGCACGGTGGATCCGCTCAAGGAGCCGCCGCTGGTCACGGCCAACACCGTGCTGTCCATCCTCGCCGTCGACTACCCCGTCGACAAGGTGTCCTGCTACGTCTCCGACGACGGCGCGTCCATGCTCACGTTCGAGTCGCTGTCGGAGACGGCGGAGTTCGCCCGCAAGTGGGTGCCATTCTGCAAGAAGTTCAGCATCGAGCCCCGCGCCCCGGAGTTCTACTTCTCCCAGAAGGTCGACTACCTCAAGGACAAGGTCCATCCCAACTTCGTCCAGGAGCGCCGCGCCATGAAGGTAATATCGATCGCCATCGTCATTGCTGATTCTGTAGGAGCTTGACGAAGAGCTAACTGTTGTGGGGGCATTGGCATTTGATCGAGCAGAGAGAGTACGAGGAGTTCAAGGTGAGGATCAACGCGCTGGTGGCGAAGGCGCAGAAGGTGCCGGCGGAAGGGTGGATCATGAAGGACGGGACGCCATGGCCGGGGAACAACACCCGCGACCACCCGGGCATGATCCAGGTGTTCCTCGGCCACAGCGGCGGCCACGACACCGAGGGCAACGAGCTCCCCCGCCTCGTCTACGTCTCCCGTGAGAAGCGCCCCGGCTTCCAGCACCACAAGAAGGCCGGCGCCATGAACGCCCTCGTACGCCACGCCACCACATCCTTCATCTTCAAAACAACACAACTCTGCTCGATTTGATCGAAATTTCTGGTTTGCTTGGCAGATTCGTGTGTCGGCCGTGCTGACGAACGCGCCGTTCATGCTCAACTTGGATTGCGATCACTACATCAACAACAGCAAGGCCATCAGGGAGGCGATGTGCTTCCTCATGGATCCGCAGGTCGGACGGAAGGTTTGCTACGTGCAGTTCCCGCAGAGGTTCGACGGCATCGACGTCCACGACCGATACGCCAACCGCAACACCGTCTTCTTCGACGTGAGCTCTCTCCCACACAAACTAGATGAATATATACAATCTTGAAAAATCCAGAGCAAATCACGATCGATCGAGCAATGTGACTGAAATTTTGTGTGGTGCGTTCTTGGTGAGATCATCAGATCAACATGAAGGGGCTTGATGGGATCCAGGGCCCGGTGTACGTCGGGACAGGGTGCGTGTTCAGGCGGCAGGCGCTGTACGGATACAACCCACCCAAGGGACCCAAGAGGCCCAAGATGGTGACCTGCGACTGCTGCCCTTGCTTCGGGAGGAAGAAGCGGAAGCACGGCAAGGACGGCCTCCcggaggccgtcgccgccgacggcggtgAGCTCCCAAATTCAGAGCTAAGAAGAAATTATGGTGTGAGAAGATTTTCAGCTGATGGAATAATGTAAGTTTGTGTGTGGTGGATCAGGGATGGACAGCGACAAGGAGATGCTCATGTCGCAGATGAACTTCGAGAAGCGGTTCGGGCAGTCGGCGGCGTTCGTGACGTCGACGCTGATGGAGGAAGGCGGCGTCCCGCCGTCGTCCAGCCCCGCCGCGCTCCTCAAGGAGGCCATCCATGTCATCAGCTGCGGCTACGAGGACAAGACCGACTGGGGTCTCGAGGTAACCACCGTTATCAGACACTAAGCCATATTACCATTGAGTGAGTTTGTGGTGTGAACGCCATGGATGTGTGTGATGCAGCTGGGGTGGATCTACGGGTCGATCACGGAGGACATCCTAACGGGGTTCAAGATGCACTGCCGCGGGTGGAGGTCGGTGTACTGCATGCCGAAGAGGGCGGCGTTCAAGGGGTCAGCGCCGATCAACCTATCTGACCGTCTCAACCAGGTGCTCCGGTGGGCGCTCGGCTCCGTCGAGATCTTCTTCAGCCGGCACAGCCCGCTCCTCTACGGCTACAAGAACGGCAACCTCAAGTGGCTCGAGCGCTTCTCCTACATCAACACCACCATCTACCCCTTCacttctctccccctcctcgccTACTGCACCCTACCCGCCGTCTGCCTCCTCACCGGCAAGTTCATCATGCCTCCGGTCAGTCCCATCCCATCCTGCCATCAATTGCTCCTCTTCTTCCATGGATTTTCCCGCCAAAACTGAAGTTTCAAATGTTCTGAACCTTTTCTTGGTGATGCAGATTAGCACGTTTGCGAGTTTGTTCTTCATCGCGCTCTTCATCTCCATCTTCGCGACGGGCATCCTGGAGATGAGGTGGAGCGGGGTGAGCATCGAGGAGTGGTGGAGGAACGAGCAGTTCTGGGTCATCGGCGGCGTGTCGGCGCACCTGTTCGCGGTGGTGCAGGGCCTGCTCAAGGTGCTGGCCGGGATCGACACCAACTTCACCGTCACGTCCAAGGCCACcggagacgaggacgacgagtTCGCGGAGCTCTACGCCTTCAAGTGGACCACCCTCCTCATCCCGCCCACCACGCTGCTCATCCTCAACATcatcggcgtcgtcgccggcgtctccgACGCCATCAACAACGGCTCCGAGGCGTGGGGCCCGCTCTTCGGGAAGCTCTTCTTCGCCTTCTGGGTCATCGTCCACCTCTACCCCTTCCTCAAGGGGCTCATGGGGAGGCAGAACCGGACGCCCACCATTGTTGTCATCTGGTCCGTGCTGCTCGCCTCCATCTTTTCCTTGCTCTGGGTCAGGATTGATCCCTTCACCATCAAGGCCAGGGGCCCTGACGTCAGGCAGTGCGGCATCAACTGCTGAGAGAGGGCGTCAGCGATTTCTGAAGATTTGTGCATAGGGGGGCAGCAAGAAGATCGATTTGTAAAAGTTTTGTATTGCTCGTGTTGAGTTCGTGCTATGTTCTTCtgtaatattttgggacccaGAAATGGTTTAAACTTTTGAAGAGGGAATGGACAGATGGCCATATTTGAATGTTAAGCAACAAGGGCTGGTATTCTCACTCCATGTTTGTTAGATTTTTTGCAGCTGTGTTCTCATTGCTCCTACTAGGGATATATGGGTAATTTGGACCAAACCATGGGCATTAATGTAGCTTAAAAGTATATGAATCGATTTGGTCAAGGGCTGAAGTAATATTCCTACAAGGAATATATTCAGATTGCAGCACAGGCAGCTTTGCTTTAAAC is from Oryza sativa Japonica Group chromosome 9, ASM3414082v1 and encodes:
- the LOC4347093 gene encoding cellulose synthase A catalytic subunit 9 [UDP-forming], which codes for MEASAGLVAGSHNRNELVLIRGHEEPKPLRALSGQVCEICGDEVGRTVDGDLFVACNECGFPVCRPCYEYERREGTQNCPQCKTRYKRLKGSPRVPGDEDEEDIDDLEHEFNIDDEKQKQLQQDQDGMQNSHITEAMLHGKMSYGRGPDDGDGNSTPLPPIITGARSVPVSGEFPISNSHGHGEFSSSLHKRIHPYPVSEPGSAKWDEKKEVSWKERMDDWKSKQGIVAGGAPDPDDYDADVPLNDEARQPLSRKVSIASSKVNPYRMVIILRLVVLGFFLRYRILHPVPDAIPLWLTSIICEIWFAVSWILDQFPKWYPIDRETYLDRLSLRYEREGEPSLLSAVDLFVSTVDPLKEPPLVTANTVLSILAVDYPVDKVSCYVSDDGASMLTFESLSETAEFARKWVPFCKKFSIEPRAPEFYFSQKVDYLKDKVHPNFVQERRAMKREYEEFKVRINALVAKAQKVPAEGWIMKDGTPWPGNNTRDHPGMIQVFLGHSGGHDTEGNELPRLVYVSREKRPGFQHHKKAGAMNALIRVSAVLTNAPFMLNLDCDHYINNSKAIREAMCFLMDPQVGRKVCYVQFPQRFDGIDVHDRYANRNTVFFDINMKGLDGIQGPVYVGTGCVFRRQALYGYNPPKGPKRPKMVTCDCCPCFGRKKRKHGKDGLPEAVAADGGMDSDKEMLMSQMNFEKRFGQSAAFVTSTLMEEGGVPPSSSPAALLKEAIHVISCGYEDKTDWGLELGWIYGSITEDILTGFKMHCRGWRSVYCMPKRAAFKGSAPINLSDRLNQVLRWALGSVEIFFSRHSPLLYGYKNGNLKWLERFSYINTTIYPFTSLPLLAYCTLPAVCLLTGKFIMPPISTFASLFFIALFISIFATGILEMRWSGVSIEEWWRNEQFWVIGGVSAHLFAVVQGLLKVLAGIDTNFTVTSKATGDEDDEFAELYAFKWTTLLIPPTTLLILNIIGVVAGVSDAINNGSEAWGPLFGKLFFAFWVIVHLYPFLKGLMGRQNRTPTIVVIWSVLLASIFSLLWVRIDPFTIKARGPDVRQCGINC